Proteins encoded together in one Larus michahellis chromosome 4, bLarMic1.1, whole genome shotgun sequence window:
- the LOC141741991 gene encoding C-signal-like yields MEELGVGNVLLTGCDGGFGLGLLKGLLEQPSPPRHIFAACLDPQGKAINEVALGCPNIVVLPLDVTDPNGIKAAVGKVREKVGSAGLNLLINNTGTTRRSTLATETAENMSLVYATNTIGPLQMSQAFLPLLKEAAEAEGQRGMSCSRAAIVNISSILGSIEVAEAWEERQDVCYRCSKAALNMLTKCLALEYGGSGILCVSVDPGCVTPPLGRGTGPVTVEESVQGVLRLLAGLSATSNGTFWDWRGQSLPW; encoded by the exons ATGGAGGAGCTCGGGGTGGGCAACGTTCTGCTGACGGGCTGCGACGGGGGGTTCGGCCTGGGGCTGCTGAAGGGGTTGCTGGAGCAGCCCAGTCCCCCCCGCCACATCTTCGCCGCTTGCCTGGACCCCCAAGGGAAG GCTATCAACGAGGTGGCTCTGGGTTGCCCCAACATCGTGGTCCTGCCCCTAG ATGTGACGGACCCCAACGGCATCAAGGCAGCGGTGGGGAAGGTGAGGGAGAAGGTGGGAAGCGCCGGCCTCAACCTCCTGATCAACAACACTGGCACCACGCGCCGCAGCACGCTGGCCACCGAGACGGCGGAGAACATGAGCCTCGTCTACGCCACCAACACCATCGGGCCCCTGCAGATGAGCCAG GCGTTCCTGCCCCTGCTGAAGGAGGCGGCCGAGGCCGAAGGGCAGCGTGGGATGAGCTGCAGCAGAGCCGCCATCGTCAACATCTCCAGCATCCTGGGCTCCATCGAGGTGGCGGAGGcttgggaggagaggcaggacgTCTGCTACCGCTGCAGCAAG gctgctctgAACATGCTCACCAAGTGCCTGGCACTGGAGTACGGGGGCAGCGGGATCCTCTGCGTGTCTGTGGACCCCGGCTGTGTGACGCCTCCCTTGGGAAGGGGGACG GGCCCGGTGACAGTGGAGGAGAGCGTGCAGGGCGTCCTACGGCTGCTGGCCGGGCTCTCGGCCACCAGCAACGGCACCTTCTGGGACTGGAGAGGGCAGAGCCTGCCCTGGTGA